The Elusimicrobiota bacterium genomic interval CCCAAATCGCTAATATCCTCTCGCTCATGGGTCAGTTGTTGGACATCAAAGGGGAAAACTTTTTCCGCGTCAGAGCCTATGAACGCGCGGTTCAAGTGCTTTCCGGCATGACCCAGCGATTGGCGGACATGCCTCTTGAGGAGCTTAAATCCATTAACGGAATCGGTTCAGCCATGGCCTCCCATATCCGGGAAATCGCGGACACAGGCGCGCTTAA includes:
- a CDS encoding DNA polymerase/3'-5' exonuclease PolX, whose protein sequence is MSARSAISNAQIANILSLMGQLLDIKGENFFRVRAYERAVQVLSGMTQRLADMPLEELKSINGIGSAMASHIREIADTGAL